DNA from Rosa rugosa chromosome 6, drRosRugo1.1, whole genome shotgun sequence:
aaggagctaGAAAGGGTTCATGTATTTCTGAGAGGGCTTGATGAGAAGCATAGCAGTGCCAAGGGAGAATTGCTCAGAATGACAGACCCTCCTAGTTTGACCACAGCCTTTACATATATCCGCAAGGATGAGTCTCAACAGGAAAGTGTCAAACATGCACAGGTTGAAGTATCTAGCCTTGCCATTCAGGCCAAGTCACCGGCACCTTTCCTCCAGCAGCAGAATTCAGCCCCACTTCATCAGCAAGGTTTCCCACAAGGCTTCACCAATCGCCCTCGTCCTCAGTGTTCTTATTGTAATGACCTTGGGCATGTTCGGGAGACTTGTTGGAAGTTGAACCCACATCTTAAACCTAAAAAGCAaggttatcgtcctaaggcGAAAGCAGCAGCTGTTCAATTGGTCCAAGAACCGGATTTCTATGGAGTAGTTGGCCAAGATCATCATACAGCAGGTGGAGTTACTCCTACAGCCTCTATAGCTGGtcgatcatatgacttatgacaaatcatattttactgaattgtcttccccaccagtgtcctatgtaaccaatgccaatggtgaggcaTTTCCTGTGTTAGGTTCAGGATCAGTTCGTATTACTCCTaccttagaacttcataatgtgttatatgtgcctgacttgtCCCACCATTTGATATCTGTTCCCcagttgaatactgagtctaaatgctccgtaaccttttttcctatgtatgtgatttttcaggatcttctcaccagggagataaTTGGTCGGGGGTATCGgaggggcaggttgttccatctggatcagacatacgcaggagagaaaccaggagcacagtcccgcgccgctttgacttcgagttctgataagctaagtgaaatttggctgtggcatcgccgtttagggcatccctcttttagtcttatgagaaaaaccatgcctactttgtttattggtgtggatgagtctagtttacattgtgaaacatgtgttttggccaagagtTATCATGCTACTTATTTTCCTagtatttctaataaaaatgttgctccttttgagttgattcattctgatgtttgggggccATCTAGAGAACCCACTGTGTCGGGTATGAGAtactttgtgttgtttattgatgattgtacaagATTGTCGTGGGTTGCTCTGctaaaaaccaaagatgaagtctttctagcttttcaaacttttcgtactcttgttcaaacacaatatcatagcaccattaaagtccttcgttctgacaatgggggggaatatgttaatcatgttttccaagagtttttttACAACCaatgggattgttcaccaaactacatgtccacaaacaccagaacaaaatggagtgtctgaaagaaaaaccgtcatttacttgatatggctcgtgccattctctttagtgctcatatgcctaagtatctttggggcgagGCTGTACAGGCCTCCTCCTATCTTATTAATCGTCTTCCATCTAGCGTCcttcagggaaaaattccatttgaggttcttgcatctcatgtctccttaccttcctttcataatcttccagctcgtgtctttggttgtgttgcctttgtccatgttcctaaaaaccagaggtctaagttggatgcccgggcGCTTAAATGTGTCTTTGTTGGCTATGGAGGGAATCAGAAGGGATACAAGTGCTATCACCCACCTACCAGGaagtactatgtcactatggacGTTACCTTCTTTGAAgacatgagttatttttccACTTCAGATAccgctcttcagggggagaattcatattttgaggagctgtatcatggagagggggaggaaacagaaggaggagaggaagaagtCACACAGGCAGGAGGTTTGACTGATCCAGTTGAGACCATCAGCCCGCCACCTCTTGAAGCAATAGCTCCAAGCATCCAAGCACCAGTTCATATGGCTGAAAATGAAGTTGAAGACACGACTGCCCCTCCTGCCATTGcttctacccctgacccacagCTTCCTGGTAGGGAAGATCACtcatttgaggtatgtccactcactagtactagtagtagtGAGTCTAGTGTTGAGCAGtatgtgttaccaaataggaccACTCGGGGTCAATCAGtcaaaagatatgaacctactcttactgccaaatcGAAATACCCAGTAGCtaattatatgtccactaggagattgtctaagtcatatgaatcatttgtgaatcaaatatctgctgtatcagtacctaacaaagtgcaggatgcgtTGGGGGATCtaaagtggaggaaggcaatggaggaagagatggaggcgttgcagaagaacaatacttggcaacttgtgcctccaccacgaggcaagaaggctgtaggttgtcgttgggtgtttactgtgaaacataatgcagatggatcagtgaatcggtacaaagcacgccttgtagcaaaggggtttactcagACATATGGTATAGACTATGATGAAACATTTGCCTTTGTCgccaagatgaacactattCAGGTTCTGCTCTCAtttgctgctagtttaaactggccactccgacagtttgatgtcaagaatgcatttcttcatggagagttagccgaggaagtgtacatgagccttccacctgggtatgtagttgcttctcctggtgattttgtctgtagattgagaaaatctctgtatggtctcaaacagtcaccacgtgcttggtttggaagaatTTCACAGTTTATGCAAAATGTTGGTTACAGGCAGAGCaactcagaccataccttgtttctcaagcatcaacaagggaaggtaacaactctaattatttatgtggatgatatggtaatcactGGTAATGATACAGTTGAGATGAATAGATTGCAGAGacagctagcctctgagtttgagatgaaggacttgggtgagcttaagtacttcttaggaattgaggtagccagggggagagaaggaatctatttgtgccagaggaagtatgttcttgatttgctgacagagacaggtttgttggattgcagacctattgacactcctattgagcagaaccattgtttagctgagtatccagatcaggtacctactgatcgagctagctatcagaggttagttgggcgcttgatttatttggctcatactagaccagacgttgcatatgcagtgagtgtggtgagtcagttcatgcataatccgagtgagagtcacatggatgcGGTTATGCAGATtctgaagtacttgaagtcaaCTCCAGGAAGGGGAGTACTTTTTTTCTAAACATAACAacattcttgaggtttgtggcttcacagatgcagattgggctggaaatatcacagacaggaggtcgacatcaggttactttacctttgtgggaggtaatctggttacatggaagagtaagaaacagaaagttgtggcacgttctagtgctgaggccgagtatagaggtatggctcacggagtgtgtgaattgttatggctgagaaatctgttacgtgatctgggtttcaaactcaaaaattccatgcagttgtattgtgataacaaggcagctattgacatatcacagaatccggcacagcatgatcgtactaaacatgtggaggttgatcgtcactttataaaggagaagttagatgccaaaattattagctttccttttgtttcaactgaagagcaacttgcagatgtacttaccaaaggagtttctaggaaggcgttttatgactcacttagcaagttgggcatggttgatgtatatgcgccaacttgagggggagtgttagtgtgagtcatcgttccctattaggaatagactacaagAGAATATATTATTGTAATTACTTACCTTATATATGGTGTGTAGTACggttgtagtacgattgtaatctgtttataAACACCGCAGAATGGGTGTgataatatatcagaaaattcattctctaaATCTTGTGATATCTGACTAGACAGACATATAACAACAACTTTCTTTCTCTGGtagcttttcttttttgtttcttttgtttcgTCTCCTCCTCTGCTCTCTGTATTTCTTTTGCTCTTCTGCTCCCCTTCCTCTTTTTTGCGTATGCTCTTTTTTTATAGGCAATGGAGAGAGAGCTGGTTTTTGATCGGATGAGCTTCCAATGAATATGtacattcaaatttcaatctAGCTGACCCGATCTTCATGCGTAGTTATGGCTCTTATCTTCTCTTGACCGATTCATGAGTCCTCTTTTGTGGTTGCATATGCGTTTGAATACTTGCTCATAAGTTCACAAGTTCAAAAGGAATTATAGTCAAAGCCAACCTCCATTTCTTGATGGCTTACTTTCTCTATTCCTTAAGAGATAAACACAAGGACCAATTAACCAATCACCTCCCTTCCTAGTTCCTAGCTatctcttttgtttcttttgatcAAACAATTAAATGAAATTGCTTTGCTGATCTAGTGGCCAAATCAATGTGTATATTATTGCTTTCGACCCCAACTTTTAATGAAACACCACGACCACCTATTTGTGGGAGTTCCTCGAATTGGGtttttttgaaaaatgtttttggtCTCAACATTTGAGAGTCATTATTCTATGGTCCCAGATTATTACGTGATCCTGCCATGTGGTAGTCTGAACCAATAATATCACTCGAATTTGGTGGGAACCATGCAGgtggggtaaaaaaaaaaaattaagataacCAATTAGAAATAAGGACATCTCATATAGACTAATAATATCAGCCCGGACCACCACATATACCATAGTCTGTGACAATATAATAATTTTTCCTTTATTGGATAGTCTGACTAATCAATCATATGAATGCCTATATTTTACAAGGATAGTTATTTACTTTGTGCAACTCTAATAACGATTTTCTTTGTTAGTAACCATATTATGTCAGTAATTGACCATGAAACTATGCTCAATCGTCGTTGGATATAAATCTACCggtgaaaaataaaacaactaaACTTAGATATAATTATTTCCACTGTTGAATTTACATTAGGGGTGGGTTGAGCAAGATATTCTTGATTAGTAACTGATCAGGTGAACATTATTGCAATTTCATATCCtaaagctgtttttttttttttttgaaaataattgAATTCATTGAACTAGCATCACTAATAAACTCGGGAGTATACAAAAACCATGAATGGAAAATGTTTGAATGAAGAGCCATCTGAGCAAGATTATGGGCTACACTATTTGCTCGATGACTTACATGAGAGAGAAGATAATTAGGATGTTGCTGAAACAAAAATCCAACTTCATCAACAACATTACCCATCACCGAACCATCTTCTTCATGATCATGAGAGTTTATAGTACGTACAAGCTGTAGGCAGTCACTCTCAAAACAGACAGTTTCATGCTGCAACGAGATAGCAAACTGCACTGCCACTTGTGAGGCCTGCCGCTCTACTTGGAAAGCTGACGCTGCTGCATTGACTGGTCTTGATGTCGCAGCCTTGAAAACTCGCTGATGGTCACGTATAACACATCCAATTCCTCCCTGCATGCTTCCATACTCATAACTACCATCAATATTATACTTCAAAAAGTTTACATGCACACAAGTCCATGGCTGCTCCACTCTGTGATGCTGTACTTCTGAGGCATGGATTAACTTGTATTCATCAAAGCATCCCAAGGTAGTGATGGCAATGTCTGCCAGCAGTCTTGGTTTGTCTTCCCACAAAGTGGCATTCCGATTCTTCCACAGAGCCCATAAAAACATCATGAAACTTCCAGTGCTTTAACTACTCACAAATAGCTCAAATATTATTCTCTCTATATAATCTTAACAACATGATAAACAAATCTTCAAAATCTGACTATTGAAGCACCACTGCATTTCTATTTTACCCAATCCAAATTCTACAATAAGGTCAATCATAGCATTCACTAAATGAATTCTTTGTGTAACAAAAGAGTGTGTCCAAGTTGAGCTCAATCCCTTTATGAACAAAAGAGTTCATACCAATAatttatattttggtgtttGATTTCAATAACGAGATTGAGAACAAAATATTAATGCAGGCATCACACCCCATGTAATCTATTACATTTTGATCCACCACAAGCTTGATCGAATAACAAGTATATATAACATTGTTCTAAATCGCTCCTCTCTGTAAGTACTTCTTCTACTCATCATGTCAAATAGTTTCTTTGTGAAAATAGATAGATATCATCTCTTCACCAATCAAAGTCTATAACCCATGTCAATATGCCATCAATCTGATATTCAACATTGCTTTTTCTCAGTAATGATTTCAAATATTAGAGTGAAATTTGCTTTACGACTTATGGAGACAGGGTCAAAAATTGGATTACAATCAACGAGCCTTAATTATGGAAAAAATGACATATGATCTTGTTGGTgcttctgtttggctccaattttgttgcagctggtcaacagtctcttttatgcgcgggcgtgccagcaccgttcaggtgcggtcgtcgggggtgtcccttgacctgacttctatcaagcgattgtagacgaggagagcaccaacctcgtcgtgggattctttatgcctcgtggcgaggacttttgctgagcttcttgaaaatcacaatcgatactcgatgttgtagatcgagcagagcgagaaccactgggaagtagagagaacttgctaaagcgtgactttagcttggctgggttgctagggcgttacccttgcttggctggttctgtaaccgttgtggtcgcggcactaccgtcggctcccgaggagactaggaccgaagcacgttgacagagggtttggtggcactgaaagtcggcttctgagaagactaggactaggagtgtgattaccgataagagaaagagaaggagaggagttgctcttagagaggttgctctagagagaacttagatcatcttagagatgttgttgaattgtgttgtttttgtttgatacttgttgtagcctctatatataggctaccaagcaacactatttggccttaaacaactcataatgggttaggttttagcacttaaacattaatggaatgttaggtttaagcacttaaaacactaatggaatgttaggtttaagcacttaaacactaatggaatgttaggtttaaacacttactgctccaattttgctgcagctatatctccaccaagaactcaaaatgggccttcgacctcttcacatcaaatgatccacaatgagtgtagatcattgtggcaaatttttaaagctttcttccatgtggttgggccggaaacgctgctggacctcttacaggtccagttttccagttttgcttctgcagaaaattggactgattgtttgaaggccttccactcaaaactagctctggaactcttcataagaaatgatccttgagctgtctagaatggatctgcagagtttcagctcatttagagttcatttgatcagtctgccacccctccttccttgtttatctcggtttctcctagccgaagtaggaaaatgtgctaaagttgacttttcatgcttccatagtaggctttatttagcctctaaatatatatttcgaacttgtcgacaatatatagcttgagccactgacgttggctcaatttctccaagacgtgccttgtcaggcaaaaatgctcattttgggcccAAACAGCTCCACCAGGCAAGTGTTATGTACAAGTACTACCAGAAAACCAGATTGGATGCACGGTTGACAATTCATCTAAAGAATCTTATACTGTGAGCCATAATCTTCTCCTCTCCCATGCAGCCATGCTACTGTTGTTAAGCTCTTAGAGAGGAGTTTCAGGTGAGTCAACACATTATGATTCAATGATATTATAATTTATGATGTCTAGTATCAAATACTAGGAAAATGATTTgcggcctcaatgaggcctaagatttgtggtctCAATTTTAGGTGTCATGCCTTGTCATCTGtacacatcacctatttgtcaaatcatgccatgtaattctcgagaaaaatatcatcttatccttccaaaatctaatgactctaaattattttggcttcttctaaaaagaaacaaaatttggctttctttcattttttttcttttcattacactcatgttagatttaaacaacaattttttttttctttaatcaagaatagaaaaaatttcatgtaattcagtcaacaGACTTGCATGTACATTCGATTAATAGATTTGCAGAACACATATACatgaattcaacctttattgggtttctacaaattttgaaaatacactactaaaaacaattgcttttgcgacgcctattttgcgacggcaaattgagTTTTTGCGACAGAAAAAACTTTTCGCGACAGAACAATGAGTCTTTTGCGACCGAAATGttggcgttgcaataggtgCGTCACAAGATCCATTTGCAACGGTAAAATGTCGTCGCAAAAGATAATTGCGACGGTATTCTCTTGCCGTCGCATCAGTTAttgttttgcgacggcaatttgctACGCAGACTTCCGTCGCAAAGTTTTCATCAGGGTAGCCTATGTAGAGGTATTTGCTACGGCTATGATGCCGTCGCAATGTGTATATTTTTAAAATAACTGCCAAATCTTGCCACCAAAATTGTTGCTACGGTtagtttgccgtcgcaaatatatttatcaatttttattaaaatattttgATAAATAGATAAAACTATATAATTTTATACCAATTGTGATGCTGAAATGGCCGTCGCAAAcactaattttatttttttattattattattttttttgctcatttccacaaaattaaacaaataaataataataatagttaaGCAATTAAATATCTGCATTTATTAAATCAAATAGGAAATTAACATTAATTCATAAAAAATATAGTTAAACATATCCATTGAGTCATCGTACCATATTCAAATACAAACACTAAAACGAAAATTATAACCACACTTGAAATAAAACAACAATCACAACTGTACCATTTTACTCTCATTTTGTTAGCTTTGCACTTGCTTTCATTTGCTTTGCTCTTTTTGCCATGAGAACCTGTAATATAAACATAGAAAAACCAATGTTAGCTTAATGTCCAGTAAGCAAGATAGACAACAAATGCACATATTCATTTGTGATGGTGTCTatgcaaacaaaacaaaaaacattaaggcattgatGGACCTCAATCAATAGTAACAATTATTGTAATGCACATGGGTGTGGTTGTGTGTGCTGCATCCACTCCCCAATATATACCTGAATAACAGAAAGATGGGAAAAGCTGACAAACAGCATAACCAGAAACATAGCAGATTCCTCATAGAAGCAACTAATGATTACGACATATAAGTTCATTTACAAGAAGCtgaggaaaacaaaaaaacaatgtTCAAGATGCCTGAACACAGAATTGAAACAGCATGGCCAGAAGCATAGCAGATTACTCATAGAAGCAACTAATGATTAGGTTCAAGTTAGACAAATTGCATCTCAAGTAAGCAATTAACTTACCATGTTGAGCTTTGGCATTGTCCACATAAGCTATGCTGCAAACCCAAAATCACCTACGTAGAAGCAACTCACTTGAGAGTAGAGACAATGTTCTAACTTCTAACCATCATTCTCAACCATTATTTTCCATGGTCTTCCAGTATGTCTTGTGACATTCTCCAAAGATGGGGACTACATAAGAAATATAAACAGATCGGGTTATCTTCCTACCACTCAAATATATACAACCAACCTTATAGGAAATGAAAGGAATTATCAGTAGTAAGTACCGGGAATAGAAGCAGGACAAGACACTTTGAAATACACTAAATCTCCTATGAATAAGGATCAGAAGTTAACAGAAGCTCAATATACTACATGACCCTGAACTACTGAGCACAAAAGAGAATGTAGTTTAACAGAAGCCAGAGGCTGCAGGAATATTTAAGTTCCTGTGTTCAAATTTTGTTCTGTTTCAGAAGGACCTTGATCAGATCCATGAACTCTAGGAAAATAGGATCAGCCCTGCTCCATCCCGTGGAAGTAAACATCTTATACCTAAAGAAAGTGAAGTATTTTCATTGTatgttaaaagttaaaacataTGGACACGTTATTATACCTGCATAGCTGCTACTGAAGCCAGTAATGCTTCACATTCATCAAGCATGGGTTTCTCCTACACTACTACAACAAGTTCTGAAACCAAACCATTCCCCCTCCACCTGTTCATGTAAATATAAAGTTTCAAACTATTAGTACATTCTTTTGTGAAACTTAAAGCTCAAAGGAACTTTACCCTCAAACAATGAATTAGTCGCTTGACTGTATATGCATACTTTCCAGTAAAACTGAGGACTGTGAACTTTAAGAATGGATTTTAGAGAACAGTCCTTTCTGCTTCCCTCAAAGGTGAACATTGTGCCTCCCTCTTCTAATAAGCTGCATACAAAACAACATTCAAACTATATTAATTGTATTCATATCTGATGAAACTTATTCCAgattatgaaaagaaaaaatgtagaaaagcagctaaaatagaagacagaaaaagaagaaaagtggCACATGCAATGCAAGTAACAGTAAGCCTGTCACATTTATAATCCAAGTTGAGGAAGTAGAATATATTTCAAGAACATAAGTATTACTCACATTAAACATCCGGTAGATATATAATGTCTAAAAAATCTAGTAACAAATAGGCGTGCTGCTGTTTCCGTCAATGAAAGAGCCATATATTTTGGGTTTCCCAACAGGGCACACCCTTTTCCAAGCATACCATGTGCTGCAGCCACTCCAGTCTGCAATTCCACTTTGCCAATGTATTAAGCTTCTTAATTAAAGTAATTTACCATTCACTTCATCAAAATGAATAATTACCGAGGAGGTCAATCACTCtttcatattatatatatactattacaTGTATCAGTTAGTTATACAATAATATGATCTAATTACTAACTCCTTCATCACATACCTTTAGCCCATCCTCATGTCTGGGTTACTCTCAAGCACCTCAAGATAACTGCCAAGGAACTTCTGACCAGAAACCAAACCTAAACTACTCCgatttcaatgaaatttcaTAGACACTAAGCTAACACACTAAACAGGATACTGGtaaatttttagggattttggagATCATTTGCTATGCTAatgaattaaaagaaaacagaGGACAGAAAACTGCAAAAACATAAACTaaagaaataaacaagaaaaactcCAATTGC
Protein-coding regions in this window:
- the LOC133713736 gene encoding uncharacterized protein LOC133713736 isoform X2 → MSVYLRGIHKMGYVTGTIKAPSEDDVDAYAKWADDDGLVMSILFRAMTDDVLQMVEECETAEAIWKTLGDLYTNESDFIQVHELMCKSASMQQNGQPIAVYFTKLKNVWAEIDQKRPCKIKNQVDLVWYQKEKELERVHVFLRGLDEKHSSAKGELLRMTDPPSLTTAFTYIRKDESQQESVKHAQVEVSSLAIQAKSPAPFLQQQNSAPLHQQGFPQGFTNRPRPQCSYCNDLGHVRETCWKLNPHLKPKKQGYRPKAKAAAVQLVQEPDFYGVVGQDHHTAGSSHQGDNWSGVSEGQVVPSGSDIRRRETRSTVPRRFDFEF